A window from Pseudomonas alloputida encodes these proteins:
- a CDS encoding SIR2 family protein produces the protein MTTSQPTTFGQQLFFSPESGAWKSLRPDVTGEADDAKRQQILSEAAAAREELKAVLLSSLQMQHVVALAGSGTSLGEINGPSMWTLWDHCVNSNPDTGKDERKPTEQANAVIAEIGYETAVEQENIEALLSRCDAYLQIKKSEQVEKFVSVSKGVILKECSAFLDGADDSKLASHRTFLHRLSRRRVRDSRMKLFTTNYDLCFERAAGKQGLVLLDGFSFTQPRQFDPRFFLYDIVRRPSTGDEVGNPLEGVFHLYKLHGSVNWDQSSSGDIEIKTDPTPETACLIYPAKGKYQQSYVQPHLELISQYLAALREPNTCLIVSGFGFNDDHLSEPIVAAVRTNPHLRLIIVNPSADDLTSRSKENNRYWDALYNLAKQGEDVWLINATFSEFAEMIPDLKSLTPAQRLTRDIKSLVKPT, from the coding sequence ATGACGACGTCACAGCCGACCACCTTCGGTCAACAACTTTTCTTCAGTCCGGAATCCGGCGCTTGGAAGTCCCTCAGGCCGGATGTAACTGGCGAGGCTGACGACGCAAAGAGGCAGCAGATTTTGTCTGAAGCCGCTGCTGCACGCGAAGAACTGAAAGCGGTATTGCTTTCCTCGCTTCAGATGCAGCATGTGGTCGCCCTTGCAGGAAGTGGGACGTCTCTCGGAGAGATCAACGGTCCTTCGATGTGGACGTTGTGGGATCACTGCGTGAACTCGAATCCTGACACTGGAAAGGATGAGCGGAAGCCGACCGAACAGGCTAATGCCGTAATTGCTGAGATCGGCTATGAGACTGCCGTTGAACAGGAGAACATCGAGGCTTTGCTTTCGCGTTGCGATGCATATCTTCAGATCAAAAAAAGCGAGCAGGTCGAGAAATTTGTCTCCGTCTCAAAGGGTGTGATCTTAAAAGAATGTTCCGCCTTTCTCGATGGCGCCGACGATTCCAAGTTGGCGAGCCATCGCACTTTCCTGCATCGACTGTCTCGACGCCGCGTTCGCGACTCGCGGATGAAATTGTTCACGACGAACTACGATCTTTGCTTTGAGCGCGCTGCGGGCAAGCAGGGGCTGGTTTTGCTCGACGGCTTCTCATTTACACAGCCCCGGCAGTTTGATCCGCGGTTCTTCCTGTACGACATCGTCCGTCGGCCTTCGACAGGCGATGAGGTTGGCAACCCGTTGGAAGGCGTGTTTCACCTGTACAAGCTGCATGGTTCGGTTAACTGGGATCAATCCAGTTCGGGCGATATCGAGATCAAGACTGACCCGACTCCGGAGACGGCCTGTCTGATCTATCCCGCCAAAGGTAAATACCAACAGTCCTACGTCCAACCGCACTTGGAACTGATCTCGCAGTACCTGGCGGCGCTGCGAGAACCAAATACTTGCCTCATCGTATCGGGCTTCGGTTTCAATGATGATCACTTGTCGGAACCCATTGTCGCGGCGGTTCGCACCAATCCGCATTTGCGGTTGATCATCGTCAATCCCTCGGCGGATGATCTGACCTCTCGGAGCAAGGAGAACAACCGATACTGGGATGCGCTCTACAACCTCGCCAAACAGGGCGAGGACGTGTGGCTGATCAATGCCACGTTCAGCGAGTTCGCCGAGATGATTCCGGACCTCAAATCGCTGACGCCCGCGCAGCGGCTCACGCGCGACATCAAGTCGCTGGTCAAACCGACATGA